One segment of Nostoc piscinale CENA21 DNA contains the following:
- a CDS encoding substrate-binding domain-containing protein — MKIITTRILLGLVVLGLCSCNSVKSTSPTNNSQNNPQTQPPIKLAGSSSSVTVLKVLTEAYQANNQTATFEFVSQGQSEGAIAALKNGIVDIASSSHKLKPEEDNGKIQYRELAEDLLIVATHNSVKGVTNVTTDQLKSIYAGKITNWKELGGPNAKILVLDRPEDESAKKLLRKYYLGQDKTTTQAVILNKEGELIDTLQSTPYSIGAFSLAYSLINQLPVNRLNLNGTAPNKANFTNGKYQMVRHLGLIWQKTPTSNTQKFIDFVFSPEGTKLLQDKGFIPHN, encoded by the coding sequence GTGAAAATTATTACTACTCGAATTCTCTTAGGATTAGTCGTGTTAGGACTTTGTAGTTGTAACTCTGTCAAATCAACTAGTCCGACAAATAACAGTCAAAATAATCCCCAAACCCAGCCACCTATCAAACTGGCTGGTTCTAGTTCATCTGTCACTGTTTTAAAAGTACTCACAGAAGCTTATCAAGCTAATAACCAAACAGCCACATTTGAGTTTGTTTCACAAGGTCAATCAGAAGGAGCGATCGCTGCACTGAAAAATGGTATTGTCGATATTGCTAGTAGTAGTCACAAACTCAAGCCAGAAGAGGATAATGGTAAAATTCAATATCGAGAATTAGCAGAAGATTTGCTTATCGTTGCTACTCACAACAGCGTTAAAGGCGTAACGAATGTAACAACTGATCAGTTAAAGTCAATTTACGCTGGCAAAATTACCAACTGGAAAGAATTAGGCGGGCCGAATGCTAAAATCTTGGTCTTAGATAGACCTGAAGATGAGTCTGCGAAAAAATTACTGCGAAAATACTATTTAGGTCAAGATAAAACTACAACTCAGGCTGTCATTTTAAATAAAGAAGGAGAGCTAATTGATACTTTACAAAGCACTCCTTATTCCATTGGTGCTTTTTCTTTAGCTTATTCCTTAATTAATCAATTACCAGTCAATCGCCTCAACTTGAATGGTACTGCACCAAATAAAGCAAATTTCACTAATGGCAAATACCAAATGGTACGTCATTTAGGGCTAATTTGGCAGAAGACACCTACATCTAACACCCAGAAATTTATCGATTTTGTCTTTAGTCCAGAAGGAACGAAACTACTGCAAGATAAAGGCTTTATTCCTCATAATTAA
- a CDS encoding NACHT domain-containing protein has translation MVLGGPGAGKSTFLRKMGLEALKGKRGGFQHNCIPVFIELKRFTSSDVDIEKFITEEFSICGFPSADKFTAKALEAGKLLILLDGLDEIPTKNLTEAINQIQNFVDKYDGNRFITSCRTAAHRNCFRRFSDVIMADFDDEQMQQFIANWFQSEADKQAKTGDKCWELLQKSENSAAKELGHTPLLLTFLCLVYDRSQNFPDNRSVLYKKALRILLEEWASEKRILRDEIYQGLHTELEEILLSEIAYTGFESDRLFFSQRDIVQQIKSFLASNLNAPQHLDGEAVLNAIAVQQGILVERAEDIFSFSHLTLQEYLTAQYIDDHRLVEKLVTVHLTDERWKEVFLLVAGLMRSGADDLLLLMEKEAHKYINSPKLRDLLNWAEQMTAGSPGDYKSVGKRAVAIAIATAIANTTNNVNLLYSKYLKLRSVSRIDIKADRDISVNIRKYRISRSGGIAFISETALAIAEANAIFISNNIIDNIDYIIDDIHYISDEIFVPDANGISNTVAHILKIEKLEIFNNFNFSVLMISQLEELKAQISNNTRSLQDFSPFAQRLQQTLLNIFNLIPDMIDFSREEHKALENYLYANHLIIQCKQAAVRVSPQTWEAIEARMLLAQNK, from the coding sequence ATGGTACTTGGTGGCCCTGGTGCTGGCAAATCTACATTTTTGCGGAAGATGGGACTAGAAGCATTGAAAGGAAAAAGAGGAGGATTTCAACATAACTGTATCCCTGTATTTATCGAGTTAAAAAGATTTACCTCTAGTGATGTAGATATTGAAAAATTCATTACAGAAGAATTTAGTATTTGTGGCTTTCCATCAGCCGATAAATTTACAGCTAAGGCTTTAGAAGCAGGTAAACTACTAATTTTATTAGATGGGTTGGATGAAATACCAACTAAAAACTTAACTGAAGCAATTAACCAAATACAAAACTTTGTTGATAAATATGATGGTAATCGCTTTATTACTTCATGTCGTACTGCTGCTCACCGTAACTGTTTCCGCCGCTTTAGCGATGTGATTATGGCAGATTTTGATGATGAGCAGATGCAGCAATTCATTGCTAATTGGTTTCAATCAGAAGCAGATAAGCAAGCCAAGACTGGCGATAAATGTTGGGAATTATTACAAAAATCAGAAAACTCTGCGGCTAAGGAGTTAGGACACACACCTTTATTACTAACATTTCTGTGTTTAGTATATGACCGTTCCCAAAACTTTCCTGATAATCGCAGTGTGCTTTATAAAAAAGCTTTGCGGATATTGTTAGAAGAATGGGCTTCAGAAAAGCGAATTTTGCGAGATGAAATATATCAAGGACTGCATACAGAATTAGAAGAAATATTATTATCAGAAATTGCTTATACAGGTTTTGAATCTGACAGACTGTTCTTTTCTCAGCGTGATATTGTCCAGCAAATCAAATCTTTTCTGGCAAGTAATTTAAATGCACCGCAACATTTAGATGGAGAAGCGGTGCTGAATGCTATTGCTGTGCAGCAGGGAATTTTAGTAGAACGCGCCGAAGATATCTTTTCTTTTTCTCACCTCACGCTACAAGAATATTTAACAGCACAATATATTGATGACCATCGCCTAGTTGAGAAATTAGTTACTGTACACCTGACAGATGAACGCTGGAAAGAAGTATTTTTACTTGTCGCTGGTTTGATGCGTAGTGGTGCAGATGATTTGCTGTTGTTGATGGAAAAGGAAGCGCACAAGTATATTAACTCACCCAAGTTGCGAGATTTATTAAACTGGGCGGAACAAATGACGGCTGGCTCACCAGGAGATTATAAATCAGTTGGTAAACGTGCGGTGGCAATTGCTATTGCGACTGCTATCGCTAACACAACCAATAATGTTAATCTGCTCTATTCCAAATATCTAAAACTTAGGTCTGTTTCCAGAATAGATATTAAAGCCGATAGAGACATCTCTGTGAATATCAGAAAATACAGAATAAGCAGAAGTGGAGGTATTGCCTTTATCTCTGAGACAGCTCTAGCAATAGCTGAAGCAAATGCAATTTTCATAAGTAATAACATTATTGACAACATTGATTACATCATTGATGACATTCACTATATCTCAGATGAGATTTTTGTTCCTGATGCGAATGGTATCTCTAACACAGTTGCTCATATTCTGAAAATTGAAAAACTAGAAATCTTCAATAACTTCAACTTTAGTGTACTGATGATTTCTCAATTAGAAGAGTTGAAAGCTCAAATTTCTAATAATACAAGATCACTGCAAGATTTTTCACCGTTTGCTCAACGTCTGCAACAAACTCTACTTAATATATTCAACCTTATCCCAGATATGATCGATTTCTCTAGGGAAGAACATAAAGCGTTAGAAAATTATCTTTATGCAAATCACCTCATCATCCAATGCAAACAAGCAGCCGTGCGGGTGTCTCCTCAAACCTGGGAAGCAATTGAAGCGCGGATGTTGTTAGCTCAAAATAAGTAG
- a CDS encoding Uma2 family endonuclease, producing the protein MTQALPKLFTFNEFIEWYPNDSKLYELHRGVIFEMPPPSGSHEKVIAFLSRKLTVEFDRLNLPYCIPKTTFVKTPSAESAYLPDVLLLNLENLDNEPLFQKYSTVSQAASVPLVVEVVSSNWRDDYYNKFRDYEEMGISEYWIADYAGLGGRKFIGNPKQPTIFVCELVDGEYQMTPFQGNASIVSPTFPQLNLTAQQIFDAAN; encoded by the coding sequence ATGACTCAAGCTTTGCCTAAATTATTTACCTTCAATGAATTTATTGAATGGTATCCCAACGATAGTAAACTCTACGAATTACACAGGGGAGTAATTTTTGAAATGCCACCTCCAAGCGGATCGCATGAAAAAGTGATTGCATTTTTGTCGCGTAAATTAACAGTGGAGTTTGATCGTCTGAATTTACCTTACTGTATTCCTAAAACTACATTTGTGAAAACTCCATCTGCTGAATCTGCATATTTACCTGATGTGTTGCTGCTAAATCTTGAGAATCTTGACAATGAACCGCTTTTTCAAAAGTACTCAACAGTCAGTCAAGCCGCATCTGTTCCTTTGGTAGTTGAGGTTGTCTCGAGTAATTGGCGTGACGATTACTACAATAAATTTAGAGATTATGAGGAAATGGGAATTTCTGAATATTGGATTGCCGATTATGCTGGATTGGGTGGTAGAAAGTTTATCGGAAATCCTAAACAACCGACTATTTTTGTGTGTGAGTTAGTTGATGGTGAATATCAAATGACTCCGTTTCAAGGTAACGCTAGTATTGTCTCACCTACTTTTCCGCAATTAAATTTAACTGCACAACAAATTTTTGATGCGGCTAACTAA
- a CDS encoding adenylate/guanylate cyclase domain-containing protein, which yields MTELTLRLQQGETETTITVNQNEFTIGRLPECDLYLPFGGISRKHALLRKKANGAWAIEDLGSKNGTQVNQSFVTATRDLQNGDIIWLGNISLVVVLVNPVIPIKPPPPIADNNEQRTILRNVKQLQQQWIAAESQDDDITTKNKSIARLKDLVDIAKNLCAAASIEEIFSQVQQVVFRYLDSIDRLALLIDVNGCNHLELVNAGTRNAAEQKYLAADGSWISRSICQKVFEEKVAIQTADTHKDERFAGEHSILVKGIRSAMAVPLWDENKVVGVLYADAHLSSYHWENDGEEELSFFSALANLVASSVQRWLLVEKLKTEEVIRHRLERYHSPAVVQQLISVGGLPDGRLPTTESEISIVFADLVGFTALSERLTPKAIAQLLNNLFEEMLQEVFAYGGTLDKYIGDCIMAFFGAPEPLLDHADRATAAAKGMLTRLQRLNAKGFWEEPLQLRIAINSGKAVVGDVGSSQRVDYTALGATINLAARMEAVCPPGECVISEATYQMLTDASDFQEMGDHRFKGIDRLVKVYQTKMS from the coding sequence ATGACTGAACTTACACTGCGCCTACAACAAGGAGAAACAGAAACAACGATAACAGTGAATCAAAATGAATTCACCATTGGTCGTTTACCAGAATGTGACCTTTACTTACCTTTTGGTGGCATCTCCCGAAAACACGCGCTGTTACGAAAAAAAGCTAACGGTGCATGGGCTATTGAAGATTTGGGTAGTAAAAATGGCACGCAAGTTAATCAGAGTTTTGTGACTGCCACACGAGATTTACAAAATGGCGATATTATTTGGTTAGGAAACATCAGCTTGGTAGTAGTGTTGGTCAATCCAGTCATACCAATCAAACCTCCACCACCAATTGCTGATAATAATGAACAACGAACCATATTACGCAACGTCAAACAATTACAACAGCAGTGGATAGCAGCCGAAAGTCAAGATGATGATATTACTACTAAAAACAAAAGCATCGCCCGCCTTAAAGACTTGGTAGATATTGCCAAAAATCTCTGTGCAGCCGCATCAATAGAAGAAATTTTCTCCCAAGTCCAACAAGTAGTGTTTCGTTATCTCGACAGTATTGACCGCTTGGCTTTATTAATTGATGTGAATGGCTGCAATCATTTAGAATTAGTTAATGCTGGGACGAGAAATGCTGCGGAACAAAAATACTTAGCAGCTGATGGTAGTTGGATTAGTCGGAGTATTTGTCAAAAAGTATTTGAAGAAAAAGTCGCAATTCAAACTGCTGATACACATAAAGATGAAAGATTTGCCGGCGAACATAGTATTTTAGTCAAAGGTATTCGCAGCGCAATGGCTGTACCCTTGTGGGATGAAAATAAAGTTGTTGGCGTTCTTTATGCTGATGCCCATCTTTCTTCTTATCATTGGGAAAATGATGGTGAAGAAGAACTCAGCTTTTTTTCAGCTTTAGCAAATTTGGTGGCTTCGAGTGTCCAGCGTTGGCTATTAGTAGAAAAACTTAAAACCGAAGAAGTAATTCGTCACCGCTTAGAACGTTATCATTCCCCTGCCGTTGTACAGCAGTTAATTTCTGTGGGTGGTTTACCCGATGGACGTTTGCCGACAACAGAAAGCGAAATTAGTATTGTATTTGCAGATTTAGTCGGGTTTACAGCACTTTCAGAAAGGTTAACACCAAAAGCGATCGCCCAACTATTAAATAATTTATTTGAAGAAATGCTGCAAGAAGTATTCGCCTACGGTGGCACTTTAGATAAATATATTGGCGATTGTATCATGGCATTTTTTGGCGCTCCCGAACCACTGCTAGACCATGCAGACCGCGCCACCGCCGCCGCCAAAGGAATGCTCACACGTCTGCAAAGATTGAACGCCAAAGGTTTTTGGGAAGAACCTCTACAATTACGCATTGCAATTAATAGTGGTAAAGCCGTCGTTGGTGATGTTGGCAGTTCCCAAAGGGTAGATTACACCGCCCTAGGCGCTACGATTAACTTAGCCGCGCGGATGGAAGCTGTTTGTCCCCCTGGGGAATGTGTAATTAGTGAAGCCACCTATCAAATGCTGACAGATGCTTCAGATTTTCAAGAAATGGGTGATCATCGGTTTAAAGGTATTGATAGATTAGTCAAGGTTTATCAAACAAAAATGAGTTAA